One window from the genome of Echinicola vietnamensis DSM 17526 encodes:
- the smpB gene encoding SsrA-binding protein SmpB, translating into MKKENRFSKIVNIKNRKASFEYEFLDKYVAGISLKGTEIKSIREGKVSLKEAFCYFKRGELFIKQMHISPYTQAAHFNHDAVRERKLLLNRKELDKLESKLTEKGLAIIPVRIFINDRGLAKVEIALGRGKKLHDKRQDIKKKDAKRELDRMAY; encoded by the coding sequence ATGAAAAAGGAAAATAGATTCAGCAAAATTGTCAATATCAAAAACCGTAAAGCAAGTTTTGAATACGAGTTTTTGGATAAGTATGTGGCGGGAATTTCCCTGAAGGGAACAGAGATCAAGTCCATTCGAGAAGGAAAGGTATCCCTGAAGGAGGCATTTTGCTATTTCAAAAGGGGGGAGTTGTTTATCAAGCAAATGCACATTTCTCCCTACACGCAGGCCGCACACTTTAACCACGACGCTGTTCGTGAGCGTAAACTGTTGTTAAATCGAAAAGAGCTTGATAAATTAGAAAGTAAATTGACCGAAAAAGGACTTGCCATCATTCCTGTTCGTATATTTATCAATGACAGGGGCTTGGCAAAAGTGGAAATTGCCCTTGGTAGAGGTAAAAAGCTTCACGACAAACGTCAGGATATTAAAAAGAAAGATGCAAAACGAGAACTTGACCGAATGGCCTATTGA
- the tsaD gene encoding tRNA (adenosine(37)-N6)-threonylcarbamoyltransferase complex transferase subunit TsaD, translating into MKNINILAIESSCDETSASIISNGKILNNIVATQSVHEKYGGVVPELASRAHQQHLIPVIHEAITEAGIAHEELSAVAFTRGPGLMGSLMVGVSFAKSFAYALDIPLIDVNHMQAHILAHFIDDPKPAFPFICLTVSGGHTQLVLVKDYLEMEVIGETLDDAVGEAFDKTAKLLGLPYPGGPLVDKYAKEGNPQAFQFPLSEMPGLNYSFSGIKTAVLYFLRDRLKEDADFITENMADICASVQFTLIKMLMQKLKRAAREHKVKEIAIAGGVSANSGLRAELNRLAGELGWNVYVPKFEYCTDNAAMIAMAAHYKYLKGAFCGLDVSPVAKMKL; encoded by the coding sequence ATGAAGAATATTAATATACTCGCTATAGAGTCCTCTTGCGACGAGACCTCCGCCTCCATTATATCTAATGGCAAAATACTTAATAATATTGTCGCCACGCAATCCGTACATGAAAAATATGGTGGGGTAGTGCCGGAGTTAGCATCCCGGGCACATCAGCAGCACCTCATTCCGGTGATCCATGAAGCGATCACGGAAGCCGGTATCGCACATGAAGAGCTGTCTGCGGTGGCATTTACGCGTGGTCCGGGCTTAATGGGTTCCCTAATGGTGGGCGTGTCTTTCGCAAAGTCTTTTGCCTATGCCTTGGACATTCCATTGATAGATGTTAATCATATGCAGGCGCATATCTTGGCGCATTTTATCGATGATCCCAAGCCGGCATTTCCGTTTATTTGCTTGACCGTCAGTGGAGGCCATACACAATTGGTTTTGGTGAAGGATTATTTGGAAATGGAAGTCATCGGTGAAACACTGGATGATGCCGTGGGAGAGGCTTTTGACAAGACCGCCAAGCTTTTGGGGCTTCCCTATCCAGGAGGGCCGCTGGTGGACAAATATGCCAAAGAAGGAAATCCCCAAGCGTTTCAGTTTCCACTCTCGGAGATGCCTGGACTGAATTATTCTTTTAGTGGCATAAAAACTGCAGTGTTGTACTTCCTGCGTGACCGTTTAAAGGAAGATGCGGATTTTATCACCGAAAATATGGCAGACATCTGTGCTTCGGTTCAGTTTACGCTGATCAAGATGCTGATGCAAAAGCTGAAAAGAGCGGCGAGAGAGCATAAGGTGAAGGAAATCGCCATAGCGGGAGGGGTGTCGGCCAATTCTGGACTTAGGGCCGAACTGAACCGTTTAGCGGGAGAGTTAGGCTGGAATGTTTATGTGCCCAAGTTTGAGTATTGCACCGATAATGCTGCCATGATTGCCATGGCGGCGCATTATAAGTATTTGAAGGGAGCGTTTTGTGGATTGGATGTGAGTCCAGTAGCCAAAATGAAGCTTTAG